ATGTCGACCTGCCAGCGCACGCCCTGTTCCAGCAGCGCGAAACGCAGCGGGTAGTACGCCCGGGGTGACGGGTAACTGGCGTGCAGGCCGTAGCCGGCACACGGCGTCACCGTCATCGGCTGGTGTACCTGCAGCAGCACCGCCAGCAGCCGCTCGCGCGGGCCGGCTGGCAGGGCCGTCCCCGTGACGACGGCGCGGAACAGCGGCGCCAGGTCGACGGTTTCAGTGTCGTCCACAGGCGGCGCGCCGTGCTGGAACGCCTGTTCGAAGGCGTCCAGGGGCAGCGTGCCCGTGCTGCCCTGGGCCTGCGCCAGGTAGCGGAAGCTGAATTCGTCGATCGCGCAGCGACCTGTCGCCATGTCGTTCATGTCAGCCCAGCGGATGCAGTAAGGGATGGGACAGGTCGGCGTTCGCGTCGACCCATGGGCAATGCCGCGCGGCGCGGGCCAGCCGTCCGGGCGGCAGGCACAGGGGCCGGTCGCCGAACGTCAGCGGCAAGGTGCCCGGCATGAAGACACGGGCGGCATGCAGGCCAAGCGCGCACAAGCCGGGTGGCGTGACGTCCGCCACGACCGGTTCAAAGCCCGCCTGCAAGGCGCGCTCGCACAGCATGTCCCAGGCGGCGGCCGGACCGCGCAGGGCCGCCTGGGCGCTGGCGGCGTGCGTGGCCGTGAAGTCCCGCCACGCCAGCGTCGGCGTGGCGTTGGCGAGGAAATCGAAATGACGGCGCTGGCCATGCTGGCCGTAGTACTGTGCCTGGGCGCTGTCGCGCAGATGTTCCAGGTGGCCGTCGCCATGCCGTTGCCGCTGCCGTGCCAGGTTGTGCTCCGTGATGCCGGCCAGCGAATGGGCCTCGCCCAGCGCCGCGGCCATGGCCTCGTGCGGATCGGGGTGGCAGGCCGCCGTGACGAAGGCGCCCAGGCGCTCGTCGCCCCGGCCCAGCAACAGCACCAGCACGGCCGGCAGCGCGAACTCCGTCGTGATGTCGAAACAGCACACCGTGTAACCCGCCAGTTCCAGCAGCGCGTGCAATTGGCGCAGCGGCGCGCTGTCGATGCTGGCGGCGACGAAGCGGGGCGGCGTGGAACGGCTGTACCACGCCAGCAGCAGCGCATCGCGCTCGATCAATTCCAGTGCCCCGAACAGCGCGGCTTCCATGGCCGAACTGCCCAGCGCGCAGCCGTTGCTGTTCTGGCAGTGGCTGAAGGCCTGGTCCGGCTGCAGCAGGTAGTTGATCATCTGCAGGGGCAGCCAGCGCTGCGTGTCCGCGTGCACCAGGCGGCAGGGCAGCCAGTGCATGGGCCGGCGCGGGTCGAAGCCGGGGAACAAGGTCGCTGCCTGCGCCGGCGGCACCGCCATCACCTGGTCCGGCCGCCAGGCTGCGGTGCCCAGGTCCACGTGGCGGGCGCGGCACGCTCCCGGCGGCACGATGCTGGCGGCCCAGCGTTCGCAATATTCCAGCACGGCGCCGCGCATGCGCTGCCGGTCCGTGCCGCCGCGGCCGATCCCCAGCAAGCCAGTCGCCGGCTGGTAGCAATGGTGATGGTCGCCGGCGGGGCTGGCCTGCAGCACGAGTGCCTGCGCCGAGGCGTTGCCGAAGGCGCGCAAGGCGCCATCGATATCCGCCGTCCCGGCCCGGCAGCCGCGCCCCTCCGATGGCGGCAGCGCAGCTGTGCGCGGCGCCGGGAAATACCGCTTGGTGAAAGCACCTCGCAAGTACAGATAAACGCAACCCGGTTCCGGCTCCTGGGTGGCCAGGCGCGCCAGCAACGCTGCCAGTTGCGCCTGCAGCATGGCGTTCCAGCGCCACTTTCGATGGAACGCGGGGAAGGCGGCAAATTCGCCGGCGAATGCGGCGAGCCGCGCACGCTCTTGCGCATCGGCGGCTGGCAGCAGCGCCAGCGTTGCCGGCGTCGCCAGCACGCCGACGGCACGTGTTCCCGCCGCGCGCCGCGTGAAACTCGCCAATTG
This is a stretch of genomic DNA from Pseudoduganella chitinolytica. It encodes these proteins:
- a CDS encoding YcaO-like family protein, coding for MSDLAQLASFTRRAAGTRAVGVLATPATLALLPAADAQERARLAAFAGEFAAFPAFHRKWRWNAMLQAQLAALLARLATQEPEPGCVYLYLRGAFTKRYFPAPRTAALPPSEGRGCRAGTADIDGALRAFGNASAQALVLQASPAGDHHHCYQPATGLLGIGRGGTDRQRMRGAVLEYCERWAASIVPPGACRARHVDLGTAAWRPDQVMAVPPAQAATLFPGFDPRRPMHWLPCRLVHADTQRWLPLQMINYLLQPDQAFSHCQNSNGCALGSSAMEAALFGALELIERDALLLAWYSRSTPPRFVAASIDSAPLRQLHALLELAGYTVCCFDITTEFALPAVLVLLLGRGDERLGAFVTAACHPDPHEAMAAALGEAHSLAGITEHNLARQRQRHGDGHLEHLRDSAQAQYYGQHGQRRHFDFLANATPTLAWRDFTATHAASAQAALRGPAAAWDMLCERALQAGFEPVVADVTPPGLCALGLHAARVFMPGTLPLTFGDRPLCLPPGRLARAARHCPWVDANADLSHPLLHPLG